A genomic region of Mycobacterium sp. Aquia_213 contains the following coding sequences:
- a CDS encoding GntR family transcriptional regulator produces MTEMDGRSDLAYRLIRRAIAEGDFEPGSRLVEQRIGEMFDLSRTPVREALRALAADGLVVIERNRGAVVATMSEADIRDQYELRARLESLAAERAATRMGAEGIAALDVAIADFDAGVELVSGGSLEAGLRRITAANNAFHQRIVEGSAHRRLSMLLVHAVDIPLVYQVFRHQTRAESERSNLFHRMVRDAIAASEPERAGALMAEHIMQGRDCVLAVRSQTRPEPQIHAS; encoded by the coding sequence ATGACCGAGATGGACGGCCGATCGGACCTGGCCTACCGGCTCATCCGGCGCGCGATCGCTGAGGGCGATTTCGAGCCTGGCTCGCGGCTGGTCGAACAGCGCATCGGCGAGATGTTCGACCTGTCCCGCACCCCGGTGCGAGAAGCCTTGCGGGCCTTGGCCGCCGACGGCCTGGTCGTCATCGAGCGCAACCGGGGCGCGGTCGTCGCGACGATGTCCGAGGCCGATATCCGCGACCAGTACGAGCTGCGCGCCCGATTGGAATCGCTGGCCGCCGAGCGTGCCGCGACCCGGATGGGCGCCGAGGGCATCGCTGCACTCGACGTGGCGATCGCGGACTTCGACGCGGGAGTCGAGCTCGTGTCCGGTGGCTCACTGGAGGCCGGTCTGCGCCGAATCACGGCTGCCAACAACGCTTTCCATCAGCGCATCGTGGAGGGGTCGGCGCATCGGCGGCTGTCCATGCTGCTTGTGCACGCCGTCGATATTCCGTTGGTATATCAGGTGTTCCGACACCAAACGCGGGCCGAAAGCGAGCGCTCCAATCTCTTCCATCGGATGGTGCGCGACGCGATTGCGGCGAGCGAACCCGAGCGCGCCGGCGCCCTGATGGCCGAACACATCATGCAGGGGCGCGACTGCGTCCTGGCAGTGCGATCGCAGACGCGTCCGGAACCCCAAATCCACGCCTCGTGA
- a CDS encoding glycoside hydrolase family 16 protein, translated as MPEMDRRRMMLTTGIGVLAAALPLPEAKAYPGRIPPPSAPSGQSGSYIFSDEFDGPAGSAPDPSKWAIAKARETIKDPTYWELPEHIGQYRDDRKNVFVDGNSNLVLRAAKDGPTYFSGKVQSLWRGGVGHTWETRVKLNCLTPGAWPAYWLGNDDQGEIDVMEWYGNGSWPSATTVHAKANGGEWKTRNIAVDSAWHTWRCQWDEAGIRFWKDYSDGAQPYFDVPASSLPDWPFNGPGYTVYPVFNLAVAGSGGGDPGAGSYPADMLVDWIRVW; from the coding sequence ATGCCTGAGATGGACCGTCGCCGCATGATGCTGACGACAGGGATCGGCGTGCTGGCGGCCGCGCTCCCCCTCCCTGAGGCGAAGGCTTACCCAGGGCGGATACCTCCGCCCAGCGCGCCGAGCGGGCAATCCGGGAGCTACATCTTCTCCGACGAATTCGACGGTCCGGCCGGTTCGGCGCCCGACCCGTCGAAGTGGGCGATCGCGAAGGCGCGCGAGACGATCAAGGATCCGACGTATTGGGAGCTGCCCGAGCACATCGGGCAGTACCGCGACGATCGGAAGAACGTCTTCGTCGACGGCAATTCCAACCTCGTCCTGCGCGCCGCGAAAGATGGGCCCACCTACTTCAGCGGCAAGGTCCAGAGCCTGTGGCGCGGCGGCGTCGGCCACACCTGGGAGACGCGGGTCAAGCTGAACTGCCTGACCCCCGGCGCCTGGCCCGCCTACTGGCTCGGCAACGACGATCAGGGCGAAATCGACGTGATGGAGTGGTACGGCAACGGCAGCTGGCCGTCGGCGACCACCGTCCACGCCAAGGCGAACGGCGGCGAGTGGAAGACCCGCAACATCGCGGTCGACAGCGCCTGGCACACCTGGCGATGCCAGTGGGATGAGGCCGGCATCAGGTTCTGGAAAGACTATTCCGACGGCGCCCAGCCGTATTTCGATGTGCCGGCCAGCTCGCTGCCGGATTGGCCGTTCAATGGCCCCGGCTACACGGTGTATCCGGTGTTCAACCTGGCCGTTGCCGGTTCCGGCGGTGGCGATCCCGGGGCGGGCAGCTACCCCGCCGACATGCTGGTCGACTGGATACGCGTCTGGTAG
- a CDS encoding TIGR03560 family F420-dependent LLM class oxidoreductase has protein sequence MRISVKFDQSFHYSELEQLWRTADRLGFGAMWDYDHFYGPQEHTAPTLEGWTTLAAMAAVTKRARIGCLVSSVTYRNPAVLAKMAVTVDHISGGRLNFGIGAGWHEAEHCGYGIDFPGAGARVAMVDEALTVLRRLWTEDSVTFKGRFFALDNALCEPKPLQHPHPPIVMGGTEPKMLRVVARHADMWNMPGHEGPERWGAVNAQLDQACADLGRAPGEILRSAQLSLHPAEAGQVDEQLALLPQFEQVGCEEMVLAFRQPPTEALLQRCLALDSARRPVAAV, from the coding sequence ATGCGCATCTCGGTCAAATTCGACCAGAGCTTCCACTACTCAGAACTTGAGCAATTGTGGCGCACCGCTGATCGCCTTGGTTTCGGAGCAATGTGGGATTACGACCATTTCTACGGGCCGCAAGAACACACCGCCCCGACCCTTGAGGGCTGGACCACCCTGGCCGCGATGGCCGCGGTTACCAAGCGGGCACGAATCGGCTGCCTGGTGTCCAGCGTGACGTACCGGAATCCCGCGGTTCTTGCCAAGATGGCGGTCACCGTCGACCACATTTCGGGCGGACGCCTCAACTTCGGCATCGGCGCCGGCTGGCACGAGGCCGAACATTGCGGGTACGGGATCGACTTTCCCGGCGCCGGGGCCCGCGTCGCAATGGTTGACGAGGCGCTGACCGTGCTTCGCAGGCTCTGGACCGAGGATTCGGTCACCTTCAAAGGGCGGTTCTTCGCCCTCGACAATGCGCTCTGCGAGCCCAAACCTCTTCAGCACCCACACCCCCCGATCGTGATGGGCGGGACCGAACCAAAGATGCTGCGCGTCGTCGCGCGCCATGCCGACATGTGGAACATGCCCGGACACGAGGGCCCCGAACGATGGGGCGCAGTCAACGCCCAGCTCGACCAGGCATGTGCCGACCTGGGGCGCGCGCCGGGCGAGATCCTGCGTTCGGCTCAGCTGTCACTGCATCCGGCGGAAGCCGGCCAAGTGGACGAGCAGCTGGCATTGTTGCCGCAGTTCGAGCAGGTCGGCTGCGAGGAGATGGTGCTGGCATTCCGCCAGCCGCCAACGGAAGCACTACTTCAACGTTGCCTCGCCCTGGATTCCGCCCGCCGACCGGTCGCGGCCGTCTAG
- a CDS encoding class I SAM-dependent methyltransferase, whose product MADHTITHVSDTARWTALHRATESARPDALFHDPLAGRLAGEQGRAIVAGVRWSDRSGWWLVARTKLIDDAIADALANGCDRVLNLAAGLDTRPYRLDLPSELTWIEADLPKLLAEKTELLADQTARCRLIRTAVDLADPSARDAFFNEALDGANKAFVLTEGLSMYLEYRDIEALSDALKRPEVAWWMLDFAFPGLQKRINNNMAGIAESAPFKFAPENGLAFFEDLGWRTVAAELVLAAAHRFHRLPIWMRPLTWLPRSDLRNPGRRPSSAVALLTH is encoded by the coding sequence ATGGCCGACCACACCATTACTCACGTTTCCGATACCGCCCGGTGGACCGCATTGCACCGGGCCACCGAGTCGGCACGCCCCGACGCCTTGTTCCACGACCCGCTCGCCGGACGTCTCGCCGGTGAACAGGGCCGCGCGATCGTCGCAGGCGTTCGATGGAGCGATCGCAGCGGTTGGTGGCTGGTCGCGCGCACCAAACTGATCGACGATGCCATCGCCGACGCCCTCGCCAACGGCTGCGACCGCGTGCTGAATCTGGCCGCCGGCTTGGACACCCGGCCGTATCGGTTGGACCTCCCGTCCGAGCTCACCTGGATCGAAGCCGATCTGCCCAAGCTGCTCGCCGAAAAGACGGAGCTGCTGGCCGACCAGACCGCGCGATGCCGGCTGATCCGCACCGCCGTCGACCTTGCCGATCCGAGCGCCCGAGACGCCTTCTTCAACGAGGCGCTGGACGGGGCGAACAAGGCCTTTGTGCTGACGGAGGGTCTGTCGATGTACCTCGAATACCGAGACATCGAAGCGCTTTCGGATGCGTTGAAGCGACCCGAGGTCGCCTGGTGGATGCTCGATTTCGCCTTTCCTGGCCTGCAGAAGCGAATCAACAACAATATGGCCGGGATTGCCGAAAGCGCACCGTTCAAGTTCGCACCCGAGAACGGGCTGGCCTTCTTCGAAGACCTCGGCTGGCGGACCGTCGCAGCCGAATTGGTGCTAGCGGCCGCCCACCGCTTCCACCGCTTACCGATATGGATGCGCCCACTTACCTGGCTGCCTCGATCGGATTTGCGCAACCCGGGTCGCAGACCCTCGAGCGCGGTAGCGTTGCTGACCCACTGA
- a CDS encoding NADP-dependent oxidoreductase codes for MPDVNRRFLLRERPTGRIGPDTFELSEEAIPEIRDGEALVRVEWISLDPTNRTWINDTPTYLPPVGIGEVMRAGGIGRVVESKNPNYSVGQIVQGLVGWQEYVVVSDTMPLFGVEVADGVSPSAYMGALGTTGLTAWVGIRDIGKPQPGETVVVSAAAGAVGSIAGQLAKADGARVVGIAGGPDKCRLLTEELGFDAAVDYRADDWAAQLRAATPDGIDVDFENVGGVIMDAVFARLNIRARVALCGLISGYNSADPPPGPRAFGNLLIQRATVEGFIVLDHLGRAPDAVREISGLIAAGKLTPLETVVEGFEQLPTAINMLFDGKNVGKLMVKTA; via the coding sequence ATGCCTGATGTGAATCGCCGCTTCCTCTTGCGTGAGCGCCCCACCGGACGTATCGGGCCCGACACGTTCGAGCTCAGTGAGGAGGCCATCCCCGAGATCAGGGATGGCGAGGCGTTGGTGCGCGTCGAATGGATCTCGCTGGATCCGACCAACCGGACCTGGATCAATGACACGCCGACCTACCTGCCTCCGGTCGGTATCGGCGAGGTCATGCGGGCCGGCGGGATCGGCCGGGTCGTCGAATCCAAGAACCCCAACTATTCGGTGGGCCAGATCGTGCAGGGCCTCGTCGGTTGGCAGGAGTACGTGGTTGTCTCTGACACGATGCCGTTGTTCGGAGTCGAGGTCGCCGACGGCGTCTCCCCGAGTGCCTACATGGGCGCGCTCGGGACGACCGGGCTCACCGCGTGGGTCGGGATCCGCGACATCGGCAAGCCGCAGCCGGGTGAGACCGTTGTCGTCTCGGCCGCGGCCGGTGCGGTGGGTTCGATCGCCGGCCAGCTTGCCAAGGCGGACGGCGCCCGCGTCGTCGGGATCGCCGGCGGCCCGGACAAGTGCCGGCTGCTGACCGAGGAGCTCGGCTTCGACGCGGCCGTCGACTACCGCGCCGACGATTGGGCCGCCCAACTCCGTGCGGCGACGCCCGACGGCATCGACGTCGACTTCGAGAACGTCGGCGGCGTGATCATGGATGCGGTCTTCGCCCGCCTCAACATTCGCGCGCGCGTCGCATTGTGCGGCCTGATCTCCGGCTACAACTCGGCCGATCCGCCGCCCGGCCCGCGTGCATTCGGCAACCTGCTGATCCAGCGCGCGACGGTGGAGGGCTTCATCGTTCTGGATCACCTGGGCCGCGCGCCCGATGCCGTGCGCGAGATCAGCGGCCTGATCGCCGCGGGCAAGCTCACGCCGCTCGAGACCGTGGTCGAAGGCTTCGAACAGCTGCCGACCGCGATCAACATGCTGTTCGACGGCAAAAACGTCGGCAAGCTCATGGTCAAGACGGCTTAG